From Delphinus delphis chromosome X, mDelDel1.2, whole genome shotgun sequence, a single genomic window includes:
- the TXLNG gene encoding gamma-taxilin, translated as MATRVEEASRGRGGGAEEAVEAGRGGRRRSPRQKFVIGTMEEAGMCGLGVKTDMLHNSQSNDILQHQGSHCGGTSNKHSLEEDAHSDFITKGRSLVSPEYCTRESREEIPGREARTDPPDGQQDSECDRNKDKTLGKEVLLLMQALNTLSTPEEKLAALCKKYADLLEESRNVQKQMKILQKKQAQIVKEKVHLQSEHSKAILARSKLESLCRELQRHNKTLKEENMQQAREEEERRKEATAHFQITLNEIQAQLEQHDIHNAKLRQENVELGEKLKKLIEQYALREEHIDKVFKHKELQQQLVDAKLQQTTQLIKEADEKHQREREFLLKEATESRHKYEQMKQQEVQLKQQLSLYMDKFEEFQTTMAKSNELFTTFRQEMEKMTKKIKKLEKETIIWRTKWENNNKALLQMAEEKTVRDKEYKAFHIKLERLEKLCRALQTERNELSEKVEVLKEQVSGRAAGGGPAPPRAQPCAAPASAEEPSAAWQSTARVSPEAESLGAGPSIESVD; from the exons TTTGTGATTGGCACAATGGAAGAAGCTGGAATGTGCGGGCTAGGGGTGAAAACGGATATGTTGCATAACTCTCAGTCCAATGATATTCTTCAGCATCAAGGCTCACACTGTGGTGGCACAAGTAACAAGCATTCCTTGGAAGAGGATGCACACAGTGACTTTATCACGAAGGGCAGGAGTTTGGTGAGCCCAGAGTACTGCACACGAGAGTCAAGGGAGGAAATTCCTGGGCGAGAGGCTCGAACAGATCCTCCTGATGGTCAGCAAGATTCAGAGTGCGACAGGAACAAAGACAAAACCTTAG gaaaagaaGTCTTATTATTGATGCAAGCCCTAAACACCCTTTCAACTCCAGAAGAAAAGCTGGCAGCTCTCTGTAAGAAATATGCCGATCTT CTGGAGGAGAGCAGGAACGTTCAGAAGCAAATGAAGATTCTGCAGAAGAAGCAAGCCCAGATCGTGAAAGAGAAAGTTCATTTGCAGAGTGAACACAGCAAGGCTATCTTGGCAAGAAGCAAACTCGAGTCTCTTTGCAGGGAACTTCAGCGTCACAATAAGacgttaaag gaagaaaatatgcAGCAGGCacgagaggaggaagaaagacgGAAAGAGGCCACTGCACACTTCCAAATCACTTTGAATGAAATCCAGGCACAGCTGGAGCAACACGACATACACAACGCCAAGCTCCGCCAGGAGAACGTCGAGCTGGGCGAAAAGCTGAAGAAGCTCATCGAGCAGTACGCACTGAGGGAGGAG CACATTGATAAAGTATTCAAACACAAGGAACTGCAGCAGCAGCTTGTGGACGCCAAACTGCAGCAGACGACACAGCTGATAAAAGAAGCTGATGAGAAGcatcaaagagagagagagttt TTATTAAAAGAAGCAACGGAATCAAGACACAAATATGAACAAATGAAACAACAAGAAGTACAACTAAAACAGCAG CTTTCTCTTTATATGGATAAGTTTGAAGAATTCCAGACTACCATGGCAAAAAGTAATGAACTGTTTACAACCTTCCGGCAGGAAATGGAAAAG atgacaaagaaaattaaaaaactggaaaaagaaacgATAATATGGCGGACCAAAtgggaaaacaataacaaagcacTTCTGCAAATGGCTGAAGAG AAAACTGTGCGAGATAAAGAGTACAAGGCCTTTCACATAAAACTGGAACGGCTGGAGAAGCTGTGCCGGGCCCTGCAGACGGAGAGGAACGAGCTCAGTGAGAAGGTCGAGGTGCTGAAGGAACAGGTCTCGGGgagggcggcgggcgggggcccAGCGCcgcccagggcccagccctgcGCTGCCCCGGCTTCTGCCGAGGAGCCCAGCGCCGCCTGGCAAAGCACTGCCCGTGTCAGCCCGGAGGCCGAGTCCCTGGGTGCCGGGCCCAGCATCGAGTCAGTTGACTGA